One stretch of Prinia subflava isolate CZ2003 ecotype Zambia chromosome 7, Cam_Psub_1.2, whole genome shotgun sequence DNA includes these proteins:
- the SLC25A4 gene encoding ADP/ATP translocase 1, whose protein sequence is MGDQALSFVKDFLAGGIAAAVSKTAVAPIERVKLLLQVQHASKQITADKQYKGIVDCIVRIPKEQGIASFWRGNLANVIRYFPTQALNFAFKDKYKQIFLGGVDRHKQFWRYFAGNLASGGAAGATSLCFVYPLDFARTRLAADVGKGASEREFSGLGDCIVKIFKSDGLRGLYQGFSVSVQGIIIYRAAYFGVYDTAKGMLPDPKNVHIVVSWMIAQSVTAVAGLVSYPFDTVRRRMMMQSGRKGADIMYKGTIDCWRKIAKDEGSKAFFKGAWSNVLRGMGGAFVLVLYDEIKKYV, encoded by the exons ATGGGTGACCAAGCGCTCAGCTTCGTCAAGGACTTTCTGGCCGGCGGGATCGCCGCCGCCGTCTCCAAGACGGCTGTCGCCCCCATCGAGAGAGTGAAGTTGCTACTGCAG GTCCAGCATGCCAGCAAACAGATCACGGCCGATAAGCAGTACAAGGGCATCGTGGACTGCATAGTCCGCATCCCCAAGGAGCAGGGCATCGCCTCCTTCTGGAGAGGCAACTTGGCCAATGTCATCCGGTACTTCCCCACCCAGGCCCTTAACTTCGCCTTCAAGGACAAGTACAAGCAGATCTTCCTGGGCGGAGTGGACAGGCACAAGCAGTTCTGGCGCTACTTCGCAGGGAACCTCGCGTCCGGGGGTGCGGCGGGAGCCACCTCCCTCTGCTTCGTCTACCCGCTGGATTTCGCCAGGACCCGGCTGGCGGCTGATGTGGGCAAAGGAGCCAGTGAGAGGGAGTTCTCTGGCCTGGGCGACTGCATTGTCAAGATCTTTAAGTCTGATGGCTTGAGGGGCCTGTACCAAGGATTTAGTGTGTCTGTCCAGGGCATCATCATCTACAGAGCAGCCTATTTTGGGGTCTACGACACGGCCAAGG GTATGTTGCCTGATCCAAAGAATGTGCACATCGTAGTGAGCTGGATGATTGCCCAGAGTGTCActgcagtggcagggctggTTTCTTATCCTTTTGATACTGTGCGACGTAGGATGATGATGCAGTCTGGCCGAAAGGGAG CTGATATTATGTATAAGGGCACAATTGATTGCTGGAGGAAGATAGCTAAAGATGAAGGATCCAAAGCGTTCTTCAAAGGTGCCTGGTCGAATGTGTTGAGAGGCATGGGCGGAGCTTTTGTATTAGTACTTTATGATGAAATCAAGAAGTATGTCTAA